CACCGATGAACCTGCCACCTTGCCTCTGCCGTCCTGCCCGCCTGGTGCCGCCCTGTGGCCGGCCCGGAGCCCATCCGCAATGACGCCGCCGCTGCGGCACGAAGCGCTGCGCCTGCTCGCGCTGCCCGATCCCCTGCAGAAGGCGGCCGGCACCCGGGCGCTGTTTGCCACGATGGCGCAGCACCCGCTGGATGCCGCCGAGCACTTGCCCGAGCCGCCCGGACTGCCCGGCCGCCCGCCTCTGCCGACGCTGGTGCCGGCAGACGCGGTGCCACGCCGCACGCCCTTCACCCTCGAAGGCCGGGCGGCACTGCTGCATGCCATCGCCCACATCGAGTTCAATGCGATCAACCTGGCGCTGGACGCGGTGTGGCGCTTCGACGGCATGCCGCCGGCCTTCTACCACGACTGGATGCGGGTGGCGGCCGAGGAGGCGCTGCACTTCAGCCTGCTGAGGGAGCACCTGGCGACGCTGGGCCATGGCTACGGCGACTTCGATGCGCACAACGGCCTGTGGTCGATGACAGCCGCCACGCGGCACGACATCATTGCCCGCATGGCACTGGTGCCGCGCACCCTGGAGGCCCGCGGCCTGGACGCGACACCGCTGATCCAGGCCAAGCTGCGCAAGGCCGGCGACGAGCGCGCGGTGGAGATCCTGGACCTCATCCTGCGCGACGAAGTGGGCCATGTGGCGATCGGCAACCACTGGTACCGCTGGCTGTGCGAGCGCGACGGCATCGACGCGCTGCTGCACTACCGGGGCCTGGTCCAGCAGTACGACGCGCCGCGCCTGCGGCCGCCGTTCAACCTTGCGGCACGCCGGGCAGCCGGCTTCAGCCAGGCGGAGCTGGACGAACTGGAGGGGCCGCTCGGCGGCAAGCCGCGCTGATGCCGCCAGCCAGCGCACCCACCACGGGCCCGGGCGGCGGTCCCCCGCGGCCCGTCAGCGGCCACCGCTTCGCCGTCGCGCTGGCCTGCGGGCTGCTGTGCAGCCCGGTAGCATTGACGACTCTGCTGACGTCGGTACTCCGGTCGCAGGAGTGGCTGCACCTGCCTGCGCCCCTGGACGGGCCCGGGCGCATCGCGCTGTGGTACGCGTTGATCGCGTTTTTCGTGATGAGCCGCGCCTGGGTCGGCCAGCGGCGGGTGCACTGGCACTGGCCGGTGATCGGCATCCTGGCCTGCGGCAGTGTCTGCGCCTCCCGGGCCGCCTCGCTGTCGATCT
This genomic stretch from Eleftheria terrae harbors:
- a CDS encoding ferritin-like domain-containing protein, translating into MTPPLRHEALRLLALPDPLQKAAGTRALFATMAQHPLDAAEHLPEPPGLPGRPPLPTLVPADAVPRRTPFTLEGRAALLHAIAHIEFNAINLALDAVWRFDGMPPAFYHDWMRVAAEEALHFSLLREHLATLGHGYGDFDAHNGLWSMTAATRHDIIARMALVPRTLEARGLDATPLIQAKLRKAGDERAVEILDLILRDEVGHVAIGNHWYRWLCERDGIDALLHYRGLVQQYDAPRLRPPFNLAARRAAGFSQAELDELEGPLGGKPR